From the Acidimicrobiales bacterium genome, the window GTCGTCGTCGGGCGGGACGAGTTGCGGGCGGGGGTGCGGCGGCTGGGCGGTGAACTGGCGGCGGCCTATCCCGACGGCGTGCTGCTGGTCGGGGTGCTCAAGGGCTGCATGCCGTTCCTGGCCGATTTGGTGCGAGCCATGCCCGTGCACGTCGAGCTCGACTTCCTGGCCATCTCCTCGTACGCCGAGGGCACCGGCCGGGTGCGCCTGGTCAAGGACCTCGACCTCGACATCGCCGGGCGCGATGTGGTGCTGGTGGAAGACATTGTCGACACCGGCCTCACCCTCACGTACCTCTTGGGCGAGCTCCAGCGGCGCGGCCCCCGTTCGCTGGCCGCGTGCACCTTGCTCGACCGCCGCTCGCAGCGCATCGTGCCCACGCCGGTGGACTACATCGGCTTCGAGATCGACGACGACTTCGTGGTGGGCTACGGCCTCGACGAGGGCGAGCGCTACAGAAACCTCGACGAGGTCGTCGTACTCGAACGTTTGGCCCCGGGGTAGGGTGCCCGCATGGTGGAAATGCACCTGACCGCAGTTCGCGTGGAGCTCCCGACGAACAACCCGGTGGTGCTGCTGCAAGAGGTGAGCGGCGCTCGCCGCACCCTTCCCATCTTCATCGGCGCCCCCGAGGCGACCGCCATCGCCTTCGCCATCCAAGGCGTGGCGACGTCGCGGCCGATGACGCACGACCTGTTTCGCGACGTCCTGACGACCATGGGCATCACCCTCGACCGGGTGCTCATAACCGAGCTGCGGGAGGGCACCTATTACGCCGAGCTGCACCTGTCGCAGCACGGCGTGTCGACGGTGGTGTCGAGCCGGCCGTCCGACGCCATCGCCTTGGCGGCCCGCCTTGGGGCGCCGATCTTCGCCGAGGACGAGCTGATCGACAGCGAGGGCGTGCAACTGGCGCCCGACGAGGACGACGACGACGTCGACGCCAACCCCGACGAGATCGTCTCGCAGTTCAAGCAGTTCATCGAGGGCGTGCGCCCCGAAGACTTCACATCCTGAGCAGCCCGTTGACGTGCGGGTTCGCGGGGTTTACCCTTCTCACACCGGCGTAGTTACGTCGGTGTCACCATGCCGGAGGACTTCCCCAATGTCTGAAGCCGGATACCGCGGGCCCAAGGTCTGCTCGATCGTCGGCATCACCTACCGCCAGCTCGACTACTGGACGCGTACCAACCTCGTGGCCGCCTCGATCAGCGGCGCCAAGGGGAGCGGCACGCAGCGCCTGTACTCCTACCGAGACCTGCTCGAGCTCAAGGTCATCAAGCGCCTGCTCGACGCGGGCATCTCGCTGCAGCAGGCCCGCAAGGCGCTGGAGGCGCTGCGCGAGACGGGCGCCGAGGTCACCACGGCGAACTTGGTGATCAGCGGCTCCAACTCGGTCCTGGCCCAGAGCGACGACCAACTGGTCGACCTGCTCAAGGGCGGCCAAGGCGTGCTCAACATCGTCCTGCCGCTGGCAGGCGTGGTGGAAGAGCTCGACGCCGCCATCCACGAGTTCGCCCCCCGCACGGCCGAGGAACCGGTCGCTACGGAGGAGCGGACGCTGCCCGATGCGGCGGCGGGCGCCGGGGGCTG encodes:
- the hpt gene encoding hypoxanthine phosphoribosyltransferase — encoded protein: MNARRVVVGRDELRAGVRRLGGELAAAYPDGVLLVGVLKGCMPFLADLVRAMPVHVELDFLAISSYAEGTGRVRLVKDLDLDIAGRDVVLVEDIVDTGLTLTYLLGELQRRGPRSLAACTLLDRRSQRIVPTPVDYIGFEIDDDFVVGYGLDEGERYRNLDEVVVLERLAPG
- a CDS encoding bifunctional nuclease family protein; the protein is MVEMHLTAVRVELPTNNPVVLLQEVSGARRTLPIFIGAPEATAIAFAIQGVATSRPMTHDLFRDVLTTMGITLDRVLITELREGTYYAELHLSQHGVSTVVSSRPSDAIALAARLGAPIFAEDELIDSEGVQLAPDEDDDDVDANPDEIVSQFKQFIEGVRPEDFTS
- a CDS encoding MerR family transcriptional regulator, whose translation is MSEAGYRGPKVCSIVGITYRQLDYWTRTNLVAASISGAKGSGTQRLYSYRDLLELKVIKRLLDAGISLQQARKALEALRETGAEVTTANLVISGSNSVLAQSDDQLVDLLKGGQGVLNIVLPLAGVVEELDAAIHEFAPRTAEEPVATEERTLPDAAAGAGG